One Microtus pennsylvanicus isolate mMicPen1 chromosome 10, mMicPen1.hap1, whole genome shotgun sequence genomic window, ATAGAATCAACTATttttaagatggaaaaaaaaaaagataatgtaaTTACCTGGCAGTTGAACAATACAAGCACTATCAAAGGATCTCATGGTTTAAACTAGAAGTGGCATAGTACTGCTGCTTTGATGAAATTCTGGCTGAAACACTGTATTTTTGTGGAGAATGTTGAATTTGatgtaaaaaaaattgaatgataTGAATAACATTACCTTATCTCAGGATAAAATCTTAGAAACTAGGCgattaaattattctttaaaccATAAAATAGCTATCTTCAAAGCTCTTTCTACATTGTAactaaagagattttaaaaaacctCTCTGCTAAGCAGTGCTGCACCCTGAAATCCCAATGATCCGTTAGATCACTGGAACCCAAGGGTTCAAGCCAGTCTGGTCAATACAGCAAGACTGtcctggccaggcggtggtggcgcacgcctttaatcccagcacttgggaggcagaggcaggcggatctctgtgagttcgaggccagcctggtctacaagagctagttccaggacaggctccaaaatcacagagaaaccctgtcttgaaaaagaaaaaaaaggagaagagagaataagggaaaaaaaaaaaaaaaagaaaaagaaaaaaaaaaagggactgtcctcacaaagaacaacaaaaccctcTCCAAAGAAGCTAAAAGAGATCAACCCTTTTGAGAAAGATCCCAAAGCTAATGAAATACTAATTGATCAGAACACCTAAATTTCCAGAGATTTCCAAGAATTATAGAATTAATTctgtataaattatattttatacaaatcTTAATTAACCCTACAGTAGTAATGAAAGCACAAACTTGTACCTATTGCTGTATGAAATTAAGTTACTCCATAAACACTGCTTATTAACATTATTCCACTAAAAAATACTACACAAAGGTTTCTATAAATCCCGCTTGAGCTTTCTGACCCACCTCCCAAGTAGgcataccaccccacccccaaaagaaaacctTCCAAGCTTTCCTTGATACAAGGCGAGCAAAGAATCGATTTCACTATACCAGATGCATCCTCCCTCCAGTGTTGCACAGGTAACTATTCTTGTTCTCATTATGAGAAAATCCATCTACTGGAACTCTATCACAGACTCTGTGAGTATAAGCACTGGAGAAGTTCACACAGTGTCCATTTGCAATACAAATGGCATGCCCACTTGGGTAATGCATTATGTTCCTCCCTTTGTACTGTCCACTGAGATGCTGTTGACTCTCACTACAGGGAAAGTGGCTGTGAAGCCCGCTGCCACAGTGATCATGATTTAAATTATATTGCTCCATGTTCCTAGGGATCCGTTCTCCTCTCTGGGGTGGCATGCTCTCAACTGAGTTTTCTCGATGCTCTTGATTATAGAGAAAGGTATCCTTGTGGGCTCTGGTCACCAGGCCAATCACTTCCTCTTTTGCAAAatcagaagagggaggaggagaactttTGAGGTTTTCTTGCTCCAGCTGGGGCTTGGGCCGTAGCTGTTCCTGAGCTGGTAGGGATGACTGTTCATGACACTCTGCTAAGGTGTCATTTTGCAGGTGGCCACTGAATTGGCTGTTCATCATGGTCTTCATTGCACTTTGCATTTCAATTAGCATTCTCTGCTTTTCACGCTTAGGAATCCGGCCAAATCGAACAGCTATCAAAGAAAAAGATAGTTAGCATCTACATTCTAATTAATAAGCTCTGTTTATCTAAAATAATGACATAAAACTACCTCTGAAAGCCATGGCCTCTTGTTATTTAAGCCACACATATCCTTGGCTTAAGTTTTTCTAGATTTGGTCTTAGGaagtaggaaagaagagaaaacttcCCATTGTTTTCTCTCCCAAAACAACATGGAAGGAAAACATGTACTTCTTGGGTATTTCCAAAGCAAAACCTCTAGAAGCATGGaaataataactaataaataaTTCACCACAGTGGAGAGTACACCAGGACCTTACGAaagacagacacaccacacagcaCTCTAGtcaatctctgtgggttccagaacaaccagggctacactgcgagaccccatctcaaaaaaatttttttaaaagaccgaGATAGCTgagaagatgactcagtagataaAAGTACTGTCCCCAAGCTGATGACCTACACAGAAAGgacaactcccaaaagttgtcttctggccttcacatgtaTGCGAAgttacacacatgcccacatacatacacaaaataaacatgaCGCAAAAAggagctggaaggatggctcagcaactaagagcCCTCATTGTTCTTGCAAATGACCTGGATTCAATCTCatcacccacacggtggctcttaatcatctgtaactccagttccagggactcttctgacaccatcttctgtccTCAGCAAATACTAGGTGCCCACATGGTATGgtatgaatatacacatacacacatacagctcaaaaaaaatacataaagtaaataaatctaaataagaaATGGGCTTCTTAATAATACCAAGAGACCAAGAAGACAAAGtcaaaaattaaatctttaaaaaaaatgacggTGTCTGCCTTAACTCTTAGTACTTGGGGAGGCAAACACAGgtacatctctgagtttgaagccagcctgatctacatagagaattcaagGTCAACTAGGGCTATACAGTATAACACATAACACATAGTATAATATAGtacataacatatatatatatatattattttcatgtgtatgaatgctttgcctacatgcatataagtatgccatgtgtgtacagtgccaGAGATTACAGAAGAATGCATCAGGCCCCaacactggagttacaagcagttgtgagccatcatgtgaatgctgggaactgaactaggtaggctctctacaagagcagtgagtgcttttACTTACCGAGCAATCATTCTACACCAAATGACCCCTCCCCCCTAGAAAAACTTAAACTCACTTAGGAAAAATGGAAGTCAATTTACAAGAAGCAACATAAAAAGGAGTAATGCCAACAGCTGCCTCTGAGATGGCAGCCCTCACCCCACCATGAGTTTCAATCCATAACATGTCACAATGTGCTTCCCGAAACCTGCACTTACCGACTTACGAGGCTCTGGGAACTGCTGACAGCTCAATGACCAACTTTACACTTTACAAAAACTCTCTGAACTGGGAACATACCGTCTCTGGACATTCCCACTGACAGACACTTCTTGAAGCGGCACTGCTGGCATCGGTTCCTGTTCATCCTCATGATAGAGCAGTTCTCATTCTTCAGGCACTTCTTGTATTGGATGTTTTGCTGAATACTCCTCCGAAAGAATCcctaaaataaaggaaatgtatCCATCCATGTAAAAATAGCTAGCTGCACAAAGTCCCCACAAGAACTATTCCCACATCAATCTACTGTGTGTGAAGCTGGGCCCAGATCAAAGAAAGCAAATACTGACACAGAATTTAACTGGATCATTACTGGTATCATCAGCAGCTACAAAACACAACACACCAAACCCTTCTTCCTGCTGAGTCTCTGTGCCGGCCAGAGTACCTACTTATAAGCACTCCTGCTGCTagacctcagctgcagccacatgCTCTACCTTGAAAGCaacttcctcaaaaaaaaaatttttttttagagatggACCTCTGCAGCCCAAGGTAGCCTTGAACCCACTATATAGAttgggatggccttgaactcctgatcctcaacctctacctcccaagtgctggaatgacaagcatgtgccaccatacccagctttcaAAACTTGTGAGACATAAATACTGAGTTTCGGAAAGCTGACAGAGTTTGACAGTCAAAAAGAATTTTGTTTCAATAGCAGAGCTTTGTCATTTCTGGATCATTATGTGCGGACACCAACAAAgtctacatatacacacacatgctagaTGCCCTGGCCATATGTCAGCAGTCATGCTAGAGCACATGCCCAAAGAAAGATTCCCAGCTAGAAGACTATAAACAGCTATCTTGACTACACAAATCACATGCTCTATGCCAGGTCTTCAGCCAATGCtcccagggaaaaaaaaaaaaaaaaaaaaaaacttgagaaaaaCTACAAAATCATTTCAAACAGTATTTCCCCCAATAAGATAAATATCTTTGTTAAACACTGATCAGATATAACACATTTGCTTCTTACTGCTGTGATACAATATACTTGATTTAAACAACGCAAGAACTAAGAATAATGCATTCTTAAGAGGCTATTGAGGGCTAGGAGGTAGTTCAGTGGCAAAGCACCTACCTAGCCTGTGAGACATTGGGTCTCATTCCCAGCACTGCCCCAATGGCATTCACTTGGCAAGATATGGTGGAACACTCCTAAAATCCCCACAATCTGGGAGACTGAGGTGAAATTGgagttctaaaccagcctgggctacatcacaAGACCTAGTCGCAAACAGATACCACCAAGATATTAATCAATTATTTGTACTTATCAatacagtgctggagagatgccctAGTaattaagagcaccagctgctcttccagaggatcagcacccacatggacacTCACAACCATTTGCAATGCTTGTTCCAGAAATCTAACAACTTCTTCtagccttcatgggcaccaggcacacaaggggtacatagacacacatgcaggcaaaacagtaaTGTACATAAAACagtaacatactttttttttttttttggttttttcgagacagggtttctctgtggttttggagcctgtcctggagctagctcttgcagaccaggctggtctcaaactcacagagatccgcctgcctctgcctcccaagtgctgggattaaaggcgtgcgccaccaccgcccggccaagtaacatactttttaaagagaatatataagacattttattttctagctCTAAAGTGAAAATGAACTTAGcttaaaaatacttcatttcctttaaaatatatatacatatgtgtgtgtgtgtgtgtatatatatatatatatataatttacacaaTTCTTAAAAACAGAAGAGCTACACCTACAGAACACACTTACTAGACTTACTAGTCAATAAAAAGCTCCCAGATTCGTCTCATTCAGAACTGTCCCAGAAGAAACTAGTTTCATCATGAATGTTCCTTATCTTATTCGCCCTGCCAAACTGTATTCCTACTCTAACTGTGCTGGATTTAAGAGACGTTCCTAGATGTAGATAAGGAGGTAGAGCCACTTCAGTGAGGCTACCTAAGGCTCTCTCCTTCAATCACTAGAAATAATCAATTTACAAATTAACTCTTTCCTGAGTGTTCCATTCGAATTCAAGATGATCTGACTCTACTTGTATTACACTGTTTGTTGCTATTATTTACTTTTGCTTATCTTGTGTTTAGGATAAGGTCTTGCTaagtagctcagactggcttagCATCAACAATCCTCTTCCCTCAAGCATTACTTCTCAGCACACTACATTTTGGCAAATACTTAGCAGTTATTCCCAGCCCATAGTACCTAACAGGATAAGATCTGGTATAGTTTGAATACATTCCCCAGAGATCATGTTCTAGAAACTTAACTCTCAATGACATGACACTGAGTGGTGGGACTTCATGAGTGGATCACATGTGCTCTGCTTTCTTCAACGGGCTCTTGttaatatgaatataaaaaagtaagctgggagccaggcatggtggtacacacctttaatcccggaaGAAAAAACAAGTGGATTCTGTGagtatgaagccagcctggtctacatagtgagctccaaggCTACAAATAGaaacctgcctcaaacaaaacaacaaaaaaagttagCTAGGCTCATTCCTATACACACTCAAGCTCACATTCTTATGCATGAGCATTCTGTTTGCCTTTATTCAATGTCTTCCATCCTCCAACAGTAAGGCCCTCACAAGATACAGTCCCCTAAGTATCCAAAATTCTGAGGCAAATTAACTTTACAAACTACCCCACCTGTGGTACTCTGTTTcagcaaacaaaataaactaagaCTTAACTCAAATCTTGATTTATAGGCATGgtactcatgcctgtaatcccaccccCTTGGAAGGAAGCAGGATTGCAAGCACTAGCTCATTTTCCATTGCCCTAAACACAGGAAGTACTTAGGTCATCCTCCCATTGCCTTACAGAGCGAGTACTATATTTCCCTCCACTGCTCAACACAGCGAGTACCATATCATCCTCCACAGCTCTACATAACTCCACTACCATACATTGCAAGTTTCAGGCCACCCTAGATCACCCTATAGACCCTGTCTCTAATACACAAAAAGAGTAAAAAGGGAACTGTTCCAACAAAGCAATGCAGCCCCTAACATTCTGGTTCATACCTGTTTCCTGAGCACAAAGACCTGTACCTGACTGAACAGCGAATGAGGCCGAACTGCCACTGCTCCACACCCTGAGTCACTGATCAGACTCTGAAAGCTGAAGAACAGCtgattcctccctcccttctaaaTAAACTGTGGACACTCACAAACTTAACCCACTTTCTTTAGTCCCAGAATTAGATTGGTAGTAAGAAACAAAAGCTTGCGTTACCTTACAGCCTTCACAAGCATGAACTCCATAGTGGAATCCTGACGCCACATCCCCACAGACTTTACACAGTAGAACCATGCCACTAAATTCTAGGGCACAAACAGACAGGAAATAAAAAGCTGGAAAAATCATTCAAGTGCTTTTCCCAATTGAATATTTTATCTCGTTCAATTTGCAAGTGTTTTAAAACAATACATTTATACCTTTGTAGCACAGAAAATAATCTCTATACCAAATTAACAAAGGAAAAccagtcttcctttctccccttcccccagtaCTGGGCACTGAGCTAGAGGCCCACAGTAGGCAAGTGCACCAAGCTGAACCCAAGCAACAGctggctttttcctttttgattttaaGTATCCATGGAAATTTTGTAAATCTGTCGTTACCTTACACCATACATGcaacaagaactaagaaaacaattctcctagattaaagaaaaaattcaagcAGAGAAATTAATCAATAGAAAATGGAGAGGGGGTcctgagaaatggctcaatgattaaaaaCACTTGCAGGGGACtggggctcaattcccagcatccacatggcagctaccAATAGTATGTAACTCAGTCCCATCTTATCAGGAGggttgccctcttctgatctctaagGACATCTACacgcatctacacacacacacacactacatgcatctacatacatacatacatacacacacacacacacacacacacacacggtgcacatatatTCTTCCAGACTCActcgtgtgcgcgcacacacacacaaatataaaaaagacaataaataagtaaaccttttcaaaacaagaaaataaaaagaaggctgatAGTATGGTTAGgtgaagagtgcttgcctagtgaaCATGAGTCCTGAGCTCATTCCCCAGcttcatagaaaaagaaaaataaattaaaggtgCAAAGATTTTGAGTTGTGCTGCTTCAATTCAACAGCAAGAGCTGGGCAAGCCCCATGGCTTCTCTACTAGCCCTGCTAGCCTGGTTCCACCCACACTCACTCAGGTAAGCCGTCTCATTGGTCAGTACAAGCCTGCTTGGTTTCCTAATCCCAAATGTTCCCAACTCTGTCTTTACGAAAGTAAACCCTCCCCACAAGCAGAGACAAGGTTCAATACTAGAAGTCCAGCAGAAAGGTCCCTGCAAGGGTGTAGTAAAGGAAGACGAGATGTAACTGGGCCACACAGATATGACAGCCAGCCCCTGGCTGGAACTTCTAAAACGATCACTGGTGTTTTGTCTAATCACTAACCATGGTTACCAGAGGAAGAATAAACTAGAGTGGCATCCAAATGAAAAGCCTGGGATATAAAACCCATCTGCATCAGTGAGTAGCCACAATATAGAACACTAACAGACTTACTTGTCATACCGCTGTGACTCTTGGTCATGCCAGGAGCACCAGGTTTGCCTGTTTTCACAGGACAATCTGTGTGATCACTCTTCAAGACACTGTCAATGCCAGAGAGATCACTGTTCTTCAGATTGCCGTTGGCATCAGAGTTAGAGCTATTTGGAGAAGATGGAACAGACGAGGACGAGGACTGGAAACTGTTCTCAGAACCCTCACTGTGACAAGAGGCAGggctggaggcagagctggaggaaCTGATGTAGGCAATCACACCTCCTAGAAAGCAGTACAAGTAGACAATTAGATACAAGATGATACATGTATTTGATTTTTGTtggagaaggccacttgtttcaTTCCtggcccccaaataatcacacagaactgtactaattaaatcactgccagcttcttattggttagctcttacatattaatttaacccatttctattcatttgtgtattgccatgaggctatgACTTACTGGAAAAAGTTCCGGCGTCTATCTcaggcggggctacatggcttttctctgactccgcccttctttctcccagcatttagtccagTACTCatgtaaatatactacattaCTAAATCGTTAGAAATGTCACTAACTTCAGAAACACTGATTGACACTATTTCTGTTTACACCAAAAGACTTCTTGTTTCGTATTACTCCTTCCGCAGAGTTCAAAGTTGTGTTAAGTTCCTTTGACTTATTTAACCATGAGAAAGTCTTCAATAGCTTGTTTGTCATAagcacacaacatacccaaacctaacCTCTGAATGCCTTGACGGCTCAAACCAGCAAACTGCTGTAGACAAACCTGCACTggtcctctgcctgcctccctggtACTCCAGTGCTTGATTCCCCAGCACTTAGCTGAGACACAAGCTAATGGGAACAGGGGTTCCATTTGGATCTTAACGCAGGGAACCTTTCCCAGCTGCTGCCCTGACACTCCCTGAAGACAGGATCCCCCGAGTCCAGGGCCCACCCCCTTTCTGGGCCTACCCACCACTGCACTAGTGCACTCATCTCTGTGCAGTTGTTAGGGATTCAGACACACTGTGTGTTCTTCTAACACACCATTACAGGCCACATTAAAGAGACGGGCAAAAGATACACTATGCAAGAACAACAGTAAGGCAGAAGCTAATCTTATCCACCAGACATCCTATCCGTTTGCCGAAAACAGGA contains:
- the Nr1d2 gene encoding nuclear receptor subfamily 1 group D member 2 isoform X1, which produces MELNAGGVIAYISSSSSASSPASCHSEGSENSFQSSSSSVPSSPNSSNSDANGNLKNSDLSGIDSVLKSDHTDCPVKTGKPGAPGMTKSHSGMTKFSGMVLLCKVCGDVASGFHYGVHACEGCKGFFRRSIQQNIQYKKCLKNENCSIMRMNRNRCQQCRFKKCLSVGMSRDAVRFGRIPKREKQRMLIEMQSAMKTMMNSQFSGHLQNDTLAECHEQSSLPAQEQLRPKPQLEQENLKSSPPPSSDFAKEEVIGLVTRAHKDTFLYNQEHRENSVESMPPQRGERIPRNMEQYNLNHDHCGSGLHSHFPCSESQQHLSGQYKGRNIMHYPSGHAICIANGHCVNFSSAYTHRVCDRVPVDGFSHNENKNSYLCNTGGRMHLVCPMSKSPYVDPQKSGHEVWEEFSMSFTPAVKEVVEFAKRIPGFRDLSQHDQVNLLKAGTFEVLMVRFASLFDAKERTVTFLSGKKYSVDDLHSMGAGDLLSSMFEFSEKLNALQLSDEEMSLFTAVVLVSADRSGIENVNSVEALQETLIRALRTLIMKNHPNEASIFTKLLLKLPDLRSLNNMHSEELLAFKVHP
- the Nr1d2 gene encoding nuclear receptor subfamily 1 group D member 2 isoform X2; this encodes MRMNRNRCQQCRFKKCLSVGMSRDAVRFGRIPKREKQRMLIEMQSAMKTMMNSQFSGHLQNDTLAECHEQSSLPAQEQLRPKPQLEQENLKSSPPPSSDFAKEEVIGLVTRAHKDTFLYNQEHRENSVESMPPQRGERIPRNMEQYNLNHDHCGSGLHSHFPCSESQQHLSGQYKGRNIMHYPSGHAICIANGHCVNFSSAYTHRVCDRVPVDGFSHNENKNSYLCNTGGRMHLVCPMSKSPYVDPQKSGHEVWEEFSMSFTPAVKEVVEFAKRIPGFRDLSQHDQVNLLKAGTFEVLMVRFASLFDAKERTVTFLSGKKYSVDDLHSMGAGDLLSSMFEFSEKLNALQLSDEEMSLFTAVVLVSADRSGIENVNSVEALQETLIRALRTLIMKNHPNEASIFTKLLLKLPDLRSLNNMHSEELLAFKVHP